In the genome of Desulfovibrio desulfuricans, one region contains:
- a CDS encoding thiamine pyrophosphate-binding protein, with protein MKLRVADVMMNELSRQGLKHVFMLSGGGIMYLMDALATSDLRHVCCHHEQAAAIAAQAYAMQCGGLGACLVTTGPGGANALTGCAAAYVDSTPLIFISGQVKTADFASLRKVRQFGAQENDIVSMARPVTKYAVRVDDPRQALFELQKALYIAAHGRRGPVWVDVPLDVQSAMVDVPTLPLFDPSREAGWCTDDMAAQLHPDVCVLDEGVAAVLHKLATCRRPLLYAGHGVAASGAEDLFRTLARRLGAPVAASWRGLGIMDGDDRLFFGSPGLQAPRYANMITQAADFLLVLGSRLDNMITAFSERNFARRAAKVVVDLDAAEMDKLDMPDVVRVRGDVRQFLERLLAALPEQPRQVSAEWREFCTGLRCRFPLLEEKQAAPLRGTDLYRLTAAVGRAASADDAVVVSSTSRCNTAGHLAFCYRQGQRPVSSMGMGSMGFALPSVVGAWFASGKKRVIMLEGDGSLQLNIQELQTIVYHGIDAKLFVFSNSGYAAIATMQDRNFDGRHVGSDAPSGVSMPSLQRIAGAYGLPYVRIEDDSQIEKGVQSAMQTKGPVLCEVLGDMAFDEIPKCISYVNTEGKRVSAALENPFPFLSESVVREIFERFDTTE; from the coding sequence GTGAAACTGCGCGTTGCCGATGTGATGATGAACGAACTGTCCCGCCAGGGTCTGAAGCACGTGTTCATGCTCAGCGGCGGGGGCATCATGTACCTGATGGACGCGCTGGCAACAAGCGATCTGCGGCATGTGTGCTGCCACCACGAGCAGGCCGCAGCCATTGCCGCCCAGGCCTACGCCATGCAGTGCGGCGGTTTGGGAGCCTGCCTTGTGACCACCGGCCCTGGCGGCGCCAATGCGCTGACCGGCTGCGCTGCTGCCTATGTGGATTCCACCCCGCTGATCTTTATTTCCGGCCAGGTAAAGACGGCTGACTTTGCTTCGCTGCGCAAGGTGCGGCAGTTTGGCGCGCAGGAAAACGACATTGTTTCCATGGCCCGGCCTGTGACCAAGTATGCCGTGCGGGTGGACGACCCCCGGCAGGCCCTGTTTGAGCTGCAAAAGGCCCTGTACATTGCCGCGCACGGGCGTCGCGGCCCGGTGTGGGTCGATGTTCCGCTGGATGTGCAGAGCGCCATGGTCGACGTGCCGACCCTGCCGCTGTTTGACCCTTCGCGCGAGGCCGGTTGGTGCACGGACGACATGGCCGCGCAGCTTCATCCCGATGTTTGCGTTTTGGACGAGGGAGTGGCGGCAGTGCTGCATAAGCTTGCAACCTGCCGCAGACCTTTGCTCTATGCCGGGCACGGCGTTGCCGCCTCCGGCGCTGAGGATCTGTTCCGCACTTTGGCGCGGCGGCTGGGCGCGCCTGTGGCCGCGAGCTGGCGCGGGCTGGGCATTATGGACGGCGACGACAGGCTGTTTTTTGGCAGCCCGGGGCTGCAGGCCCCCCGTTATGCCAACATGATCACGCAGGCGGCGGATTTTTTGCTGGTGCTGGGTTCGCGTCTGGACAACATGATAACGGCCTTTTCTGAACGCAATTTTGCCAGGCGGGCTGCCAAGGTCGTTGTGGACCTGGACGCGGCGGAGATGGACAAACTGGACATGCCCGATGTTGTACGCGTGCGCGGCGATGTGCGGCAGTTTCTTGAACGGCTGCTGGCCGCGCTGCCCGAGCAGCCCCGGCAGGTCTCCGCTGAATGGCGCGAATTCTGCACCGGTTTGCGTTGCCGGTTTCCCCTGCTGGAAGAAAAGCAGGCGGCCCCCCTGCGTGGGACCGACCTTTACCGGCTGACGGCGGCTGTGGGCCGTGCCGCCTCGGCAGATGACGCCGTGGTGGTCTCTTCCACCAGCCGTTGCAACACGGCCGGGCACCTGGCCTTTTGCTACAGGCAGGGGCAGCGGCCTGTTTCGTCCATGGGCATGGGGTCCATGGGCTTTGCCTTGCCTTCGGTCGTGGGCGCGTGGTTCGCCTCGGGCAAAAAACGCGTGATCATGCTTGAGGGCGACGGTTCTTTGCAGCTCAACATCCAGGAATTGCAGACAATTGTTTATCACGGCATCGACGCCAAGCTGTTTGTTTTTTCCAACAGCGGCTATGCGGCCATTGCCACCATGCAGGACCGCAATTTCGACGGCCGGCATGTGGGCAGCGACGCGCCCAGCGGCGTGAGCATGCCCAGTCTGCAGCGCATTGCCGGGGCCTACGGGTTGCCCTATGTGCGCATTGAGGACGACAGCCAGATAGAAAAGGGCGTTCAGTCCGCGATGCAGACAAAAGGCCCGGTGCTGTGCGAGGTACTGGGCGATATGGCCTTTGACGAAATTCCCAAATGTATTTCGTATGTGAACACAGAGGGCAAGCGGGTATCCGCAGCGCTGGAAAATCCCTTTCCATTTTTATCGGAATCAGTGGTGCGCGAGATTTTTGAGCGTTTTGACACAACAGAATAA